From the genome of Deltaproteobacteria bacterium, one region includes:
- a CDS encoding DUF58 domain-containing protein produces the protein MPLAGSGAESVSGPPRPPAAPLDQVFTAGFLRKLERLQLRVRQSLATRPGNTPMPRGAQASGLELASHKDYAPGDDLRHLDWNAFGRLDQLLIKTFRAEREAALHLLLDCSASMAAPASDGKFAFASALAAAVAYISLRHNDPVRVVALAGNGRRAFRCSPWFRHRDALARLRDYLASLQPAGTTTIAEGVRHYAGQVRVPGVAVLLSDFLLEPAGYESALQALAGRGWTAAALRVLGPAERDPGRLFRRGRLCDSETGAERVITLTAANRARYQAALQHHLDSLRTWCQRHALPFSVVDPSAGLEHALFYNLPAAGIVK, from the coding sequence ATGCCGCTCGCCGGCTCCGGCGCTGAATCGGTAAGCGGGCCGCCGCGCCCGCCGGCAGCCCCGCTCGATCAGGTATTCACCGCTGGTTTCTTGCGCAAACTAGAGCGCCTGCAGCTGCGCGTGCGCCAGAGCCTGGCCACCCGGCCGGGTAACACGCCGATGCCGCGCGGCGCCCAGGCCTCGGGGCTCGAGCTGGCCAGCCATAAGGACTATGCCCCCGGCGATGATCTGCGCCACCTCGACTGGAACGCCTTCGGGCGCCTGGATCAGCTGCTGATCAAGACCTTTCGGGCCGAGCGTGAGGCCGCCCTGCACCTGCTCCTCGACTGCAGCGCCTCGATGGCGGCGCCGGCGAGCGACGGCAAGTTCGCCTTCGCCAGCGCGCTGGCGGCTGCCGTCGCCTACATCAGCCTGCGCCACAACGATCCGGTCCGCGTCGTGGCGCTCGCCGGCAACGGCCGGCGAGCGTTTCGCTGCTCGCCCTGGTTTCGCCATCGAGACGCGCTCGCGCGGCTGCGTGACTACCTCGCCAGCCTGCAACCGGCCGGCACCACGACTATCGCCGAGGGCGTCAGGCACTACGCCGGCCAAGTCAGGGTTCCGGGCGTGGCGGTGCTGCTATCCGATTTCCTGCTGGAGCCGGCAGGCTACGAGTCGGCACTGCAAGCGCTGGCCGGACGGGGCTGGACGGCGGCGGCGCTGCGCGTGCTCGGGCCGGCCGAGCGCGACCCGGGCCGGCTCTTCCGGCGCGGCCGGTTGTGCGACAGCGAGACCGGCGCCGAGCGCGTGATCACGCTCACCGCCGCCAACCGCGCGCGCTATCAAGCCGCGCTGCAGCACCACCTCGACAGCTTGCGCACCTGGTGCCAGCGCCACGCGCTCCCCTTCAGCGTCGTTGATCCGAGCGCGGGCCTAGAACACGCCTTGTTTTACAATCTCCCCGCCGCCGGAATCGTGAAATGA
- a CDS encoding MoxR family ATPase, with protein MSTPAGRQQIEQFRATFQQIGTELGRAVIGHHDIIEQILIAFFAGGHVLIEGVPGTGKTLIVRSLAEVLNVRFSRIQFTVDLMPADITGTRMVMEVDGRREFAFIEGPIFAHVLLADEINRATPKTQAALLEAMAELQVTVAGTTYRLLPPFFVLATLNPIEMEGTYPLPEAQLDRFFFKVRLPYPSADDLQRIIATTTVGEQPAVRPLFDPDDAPARIESLRALVREVLVAPHLEKYAAALVRATVPAGSKYAPAGAGSLPADERFARYVSFGSSPRGGQALLLGAKVRALLDGRVNVTYDDIDEVAVPALNHRLVLNFAAEADGVDAGQLIEGLVHAARRLRR; from the coding sequence ATGAGCACGCCCGCAGGCCGCCAGCAGATCGAACAGTTCCGCGCCACCTTTCAGCAGATCGGCACGGAGCTGGGTCGCGCCGTCATCGGCCATCACGACATCATCGAGCAGATATTGATCGCCTTCTTCGCCGGCGGACACGTGCTGATTGAAGGCGTACCGGGCACCGGCAAGACGCTGATCGTGCGCTCATTGGCCGAGGTGCTGAACGTACGCTTCAGCCGCATTCAATTCACGGTCGATCTCATGCCCGCCGACATCACCGGCACGCGCATGGTGATGGAGGTCGACGGCCGGCGCGAGTTCGCTTTCATCGAGGGCCCGATTTTCGCGCACGTGCTGCTGGCGGACGAGATCAATCGCGCCACACCAAAGACCCAGGCCGCGCTGCTCGAAGCGATGGCCGAATTGCAGGTCACGGTAGCCGGCACCACCTACCGCTTACTGCCGCCGTTCTTCGTGCTGGCCACGCTCAATCCGATCGAGATGGAAGGCACGTATCCGCTGCCCGAGGCGCAGCTTGACCGCTTCTTCTTCAAGGTGCGGCTGCCTTACCCGAGCGCGGACGACTTGCAGCGGATCATTGCCACCACCACCGTCGGTGAGCAGCCGGCGGTACGGCCGCTGTTCGATCCCGACGACGCGCCGGCGCGCATCGAATCGCTGCGGGCACTGGTGCGCGAGGTGCTGGTGGCGCCGCACTTGGAGAAGTATGCCGCGGCGCTGGTGCGCGCCACGGTACCGGCCGGCTCCAAGTACGCACCCGCCGGCGCCGGCAGTTTGCCGGCGGACGAGCGCTTCGCCCGCTACGTCAGCTTCGGCTCGAGCCCGCGCGGCGGTCAGGCGCTGCTGCTGGGGGCCAAGGTGCGCGCGTTGCTCGACGGGCGGGTCAACGTCACCTACGACGACATCGATGAAGTGGCGGTGCCCGCGCTCAATCATCGCCTGGTGCTGAACTTCGCCGCCGAGGCCGACGGCGTCGACGCCGGCCAGCTGATTGAAGGACTCGTCCATGCCGCTCGCCGGCTCCGGCGCTGA